The following proteins come from a genomic window of Leishmania major strain Friedlin complete genome, chromosome 3:
- a CDS encoding putative cytochrome c oxidase copper chaperone (previous protein_id=AAZ09194.1) translates to MGNSASSVGGAVPPQQQDQRQSSKTPSCKICCACPQERRTRDECTLLRNVDECETEIEAFYACLRREGFSAEEVNALKRNTKTM, encoded by the coding sequence ATGGGGAACAGCGCATCATCTGTGGGTGGTGCGGtgccgcctcagcagcaggaCCAGCGGCAGTCGTCCAAGACACCCAGCTGTAAAatctgctgcgcctgcccgCAGGAGCGCCGCACCCGTGATGAGTGCACGCTCCTCAGGAACGTGGACGAGTGCGAGACCGAAATAGAAGCCTTCTACGCGTGTCTGCGGAGGGAAGGCTTCAGCGCTGAGGAGGTGAACGCACTCAAGAGGAACACCAAGACGATGTGA